A single window of Caldimicrobium thiodismutans DNA harbors:
- the trpS gene encoding tryptophan--tRNA ligase: MGKGRIVSGMRPTGPLHLGHLYGVLRTWISLQSEYECFYFIADWHALTTEYEEPSKIRDYTKELVLDWLSAGLDPEKAVIFVQSEIKAHAELYLLFGMITPVSWLERNPTYKDMLQNLQERDLATYGFLGYPVLQAADILIYRADKVPVGLDQVPHLELTREIARRFNYFYGEGLLPEPEAKLSEVPKIPGLDGRKMSKSYGNAIFLKDPPEVVKQKILSYVTDTLRPRKSDPGDPENRCIAFNLIRLYYTEEEKNAVIEDCKSAKLGCLECKRRLAEKVISALTPLWEERKKWEAKDEWLEILKEGNSKAQAEAKKTMEILRRAIFKKELF, encoded by the coding sequence ATGGGGAAAGGGCGGATTGTAAGTGGGATGAGACCAACAGGGCCTTTGCACTTAGGTCATCTCTATGGTGTGCTCAGGACCTGGATATCTTTACAAAGTGAATATGAATGCTTTTATTTTATTGCGGACTGGCATGCTCTCACAACTGAATATGAAGAGCCCTCAAAGATTAGAGATTATACTAAAGAGCTTGTTCTGGATTGGCTTTCAGCAGGCCTTGACCCTGAGAAAGCTGTTATTTTTGTGCAATCAGAGATTAAAGCCCATGCGGAGCTTTATCTGCTTTTTGGAATGATAACTCCTGTTTCATGGCTTGAGAGAAATCCTACTTACAAAGATATGTTACAGAATTTACAGGAAAGGGATCTTGCGACCTATGGTTTTCTTGGGTATCCAGTGCTTCAAGCGGCAGATATACTCATTTACAGGGCTGACAAAGTCCCAGTTGGGCTTGATCAGGTGCCTCATCTTGAGCTTACAAGAGAGATTGCCAGAAGATTTAATTATTTTTATGGAGAGGGGCTTTTACCTGAACCTGAGGCAAAGCTGTCGGAAGTTCCCAAAATTCCCGGTCTTGATGGAAGAAAAATGAGTAAATCTTACGGAAATGCTATTTTTCTTAAAGACCCACCAGAAGTGGTTAAACAGAAGATTCTCTCTTATGTAACTGATACCTTAAGACCTCGCAAAAGTGATCCCGGAGATCCTGAAAATCGTTGTATTGCTTTTAATCTTATCAGACTTTACTATACTGAAGAAGAAAAAAATGCAGTTATAGAGGACTGTAAATCTGCAAAACTGGGATGTCTTGAATGTAAAAGGAGGCTTGCTGAAAAGGTTATCTCTGCCTTAACTCCCCTTTGGGAAGAGAGGAAAAAATGGGAGGCAAAGGATGAGTGGCTTGAAATCTTAAAAGAAGGAAATTCTAAGGCTCAAGCTGAGGCCAAAAAAACAATGGAGATACTCAGAAGGGCTATTTTTAAAAAAGAGTTGTTTTAG